A single genomic interval of Spinacia oleracea cultivar Varoflay chromosome 6, BTI_SOV_V1, whole genome shotgun sequence harbors:
- the LOC110791937 gene encoding uncharacterized protein: MKSALSRTGSIPVQTLNRTPSLNGSIPSSPKVSFRCENSGFTKIRLSNSDTDLIRSELRSSRVTRVGSVSFPDLGMIVEEELAGGIGIGIGTGNGKGKGNNYGGKGKGGSNNKNNSNEKGNIGDYYQKMLKSNPGDSLLLRNYGKYLHEVEKNVEKAEECYGRAILANPGDGELLSLYGSLIWETSKDEDRAQLYYDQALHASPNDSTVLGSYAHFLWEAEDDEEDADIMKLGNDVVLPAMVGAH; the protein is encoded by the exons atgaaATCTGCACTTTCAAGAACCGGCTCAATCCCGGTACAAACCTTAAACCGGACCCCTTCACTTAACGGAAGCATTCCTTCGTCCCCAAAAGTCTCATTTCGGTGTGAAAATAGTGGGTTTACTAAAATTAGGCTGTCTAACTCGGATACTGATTTGATCCGATCCGAGTTGAGGAGCTCTCGAGTTACCCGAGTTGGATCGGTGTCGTTCCCTGATTTGGGTATGATTGTTGAGGAGGAATTGGCTGGAGGAATCGGAATTGGAATCGGAACCGGAAAtgggaaagggaaagggaataaTTACGGAGGTAAAGGAAAAGGCGGGAGTAATAACAAAAATAACAGTAATGAGAAAGGTAATATTGGGGATTATTACCAAAAAATGCTCAAGTCAAATCCTGGTGATTCTTTGCTTTTGAGAAACTATGGGAAATACTTGCATGAG GTGGAGAAAAATGTGGAGAAAGCAGAGGAATGTTATGGGAGAGCAATATTAGCAAATCCAGGAGATGGAGAATTATTATCATTATATGGGAGTTTAATTTGGGAAACTTCTAAGGATGAAGATCGAGCTCAACTTTACTATGATCAAGCTCTTCATGCCTCACCTAATGATAG caCGGTATTGGGATCATATGCACACTTCTTATGGGAAGCAGAGGATGATGAAGAAGATGCAGATATTATGAAGCTTGGAAATGATGTTGTTCTTCCTGCTATGGTTGGAGCTCACTAA
- the LOC110791945 gene encoding suppressor protein SRP40, with protein sequence MSAAEIESETPTPSSSSSSSNSTTTTVNTPTIGLLLSNTESIRSFLNLSSSSSSNLSENLRKSALSLSSQSSIPYQSLRSIWASSDSTTRPSLSLLLRGSSFLFTSPEPREKSEELKARLRKLEELAERKAYAELVKDITPKKPNEPFSSYKDQLGFGLHVVVIMFTGFLFGYFAFNALFDHNPVMSTAGGILGLVFGMLVETLLFIIRTNDFSDKSPSSHSPSNLTIKKNQ encoded by the exons ATGAGTGCAGCAGAGATTGAATCAGAAACCCCAACACCTtcgtcttcatcttcttcctcaaatTCAACTACCACAACTGTTAATACTCCCACGATCGGCTTACTTTTATCAAACACAGAATCAATACGCTCTTTCCTTAAtctatcatcatcatcgtcatcaaaTCTCTCTGAAAATCTCCGGAAATCcgcactttctctctcatcccaaTCATCAATTCCTTATCAATCTCTGCGATCCATCTGGGCTTCCTCTGATTCCACCACCAGGCCCTCTCTTTCACTCCTCCTTCGCGGTTCTTCCTTCCTCTTCACCAGCCCTGAACCTCGAGAAAAG AGCGAAGAGCTGAAAGCAAGATTGAGGAAGCTAGAGGAATTGGCTGAGAGGAAAGCATATGCAGAACTTGTGAAGGATATTACTCCAAAGAAGCCAAATGAGCCTTTCTCATCTTACAAGGACCAGCTTGGATTTG GTTTACATGTTGTGGTCATAATGTTTACTGGTTTCCTATTTGGATACTTCGCCTTCAACGCATTGTTCGACCACAATCCCGTCATG AGTACTGCAGGAGGCATCCTGGGTTTGGTTTTCGGCATGCTTGTGGAAACACTTCTTTTCATCATTAGGACTAATGATTTCAGTGATAAATCACCGTCTTCCCATTCTCCTTCTAACTTGACGATTAAGAAAAACCAGTAG
- the LOC130463699 gene encoding uncharacterized protein produces the protein MGNSTSKVLSDIGSLIGNVIATPFKSVFGRSCQDVCDGRWDVVCFVEHICVADLVKFLLACCLLYICLIFVYLLYKLGLCQCIAKTLCKLCWAVCETSCLTLDYICCFCWHKIRYTKRVYRGRRRRLRRQLSRDVELGYISTSSSSADEGGGFNDYGSSLGRKRKSWRETRRRRRMNHGKSVRLKKGQVSVHLKGKSRRRRRRRRRDQVMNEVQMSSLRKSRRSNTMKFKKQRTR, from the exons ATGGGGAACTCTACAAGCAAAGTTCTAAGTGACATTGGTTCTTTGATCGGAAATGTTATCGCAACACCATTCAAATCCGTCTTTGGTCGATCATGCCA GGACGTGTGTGATGGAAGATGGGATGTTGTTTGTTTTGTCGAGCACATTTGCGTAGCCGACTTGGTGAAATTTCTGCTAGCTTGTTGTCTCTTATACATAT GCCTAATTTTCGTGTACTTGTTATATAAGTTGGGATTATGCCAATGCATAGCAAAGACACTATGTAAGCTATGTTGGGCGGTTTGTGAAACTTCATGCTTGACACTAGACTAcatttgttgtttttgttggcATAAGATTCGGTACACCAAACGGGTTTATCGTGGCAGACGACGTCGTCTTAGGCGACAACTAAGTAGGGATGTTGAGTTAGGGTACATTAGTACATCTTCTAGTTCAGCTGACGAGGGTGGTGGTTTCAACGATTATGGTTCGAGTCTTGGTAGAAAGAGAAAATCATGGAGAGAGACAAGAAGACGGCGAAGAATGAATCATGGAAAGAGTGTAAGGTTGAAGAAAGGGCAAGTTTCTGTTCATCTGAAAGGCAAGTCGcggcggaggaggaggaggaggaggagggatCAAGTGATGAATGAAGTTCAAATGTCAAGTTTGAGAAAGAGTAGAAGAAGTAATACTATGAAGTTTAAAAAGCAAAGGacaagatga